Proteins from a genomic interval of Rosa chinensis cultivar Old Blush chromosome 2, RchiOBHm-V2, whole genome shotgun sequence:
- the LOC112190407 gene encoding pumilio homolog 23 isoform X2, with protein MEDDGSYKRGRKKMGMSRKPEKQGQGQGRSFDAGVSKTASGRGSNRESYSAPQTVVRKQVDPETAKYFSEIANLFESDGIDIEERSSLCSNALEETRGKELELATDYIISHTLQTLVEGCEVDCLCAFLRSCAKNFPLIAMDKSGSHVVESAIRALSKHLQESDAYAVIEDTLNTICKVIVKNPVDLMCDCYGSHVLRSLLSLFKGVLLDSSEFRMRKTSSALPERFNFKASRSDTDVSPHFIPGFPDLLKFLVSGMLKCARNSIKTLQVDQYSSLVLQTTLKLLAGDEEELLQIIPILIGCTREDIEEENSIEPTIVRDVLGLMKETAFSHLMELVLEVAPEVLYNGIFSKIFRNSLFDLSSHHCGNFVIQALISHTRDQDQIEIIWEELGSNFKDLLKMGRSGVIASLIAASQRLHSYEHKCCQALAAAVYSSSESSTCIVPRILFLDSYFNCEDKSNWSWPSGVKMHVMGSLILQEVFRFQIEFIQPFITSITSIAADNVLEAAKDPGGARVIEAFLSSNASAKLKRRLVMRLRGHFGELALHSSGSFTVEKCFTTGNISQREAIVSELVAVQSELWNTRQGPHLMRKLDVDGFAARPEQWRSRQESKQSTLRDFSATFGSSETKPSNNSETEQSKKSSFLSDDYKKKSKVGKTVDHHQASPAPFLSTTGFKRKPKEKEQSNKKFARVSVDEDVSKVKNKSKKKRHGDDAFSKSPKLKA; from the exons ATGGAGGACGACGGGTCGTATAAACGGGGTAGGAAGAAAATGGGTATGTCTAGAAAGCCTGAAAAACAAGGTCAAGGTCAAGGTCGGTCCTTTGATGCTGGTGTTAGTAAAACTGCATCCGGGCGGGGCTCGAATCGGGAGAGCTATTCGGCACCGCAGACTGTTGTGAG GAAACAGGTTGACCCCGAAACCGCAAAGTACTTTTCGGAGATTGCTAACCTTTTCGAGAGTGATGGGATTGATATTGAGGAGCGGTCGTCTTTATGTAGTAATGCACTTGAAGAAACTAGGGGGAAAGAGCTGGAGCTTGCGACGGATTATATTATTAGTCACACTTTGCAGACTCTAGTTGAGGGCTGTGAAGTTGATTGCCTTTGTGCTTTTCTCCGAAGCTGTGCGAAGAACTTCCCTTTGATTGCAATGGATAAGTCTGGATCACATGTAGTTGAGTCTGCCATCAGGGCTTTATCTAAGCATCTTCAGGAGAGTGACGCGTATGCTGTTATTGAGGACACTCTAAATACAATATGCAAG GTAATTGTAAAGAATCCTGTTGATCTGATGTGTGATTGCTACGGATCTCATGTTCTACGaagtcttctctctctttttaaaGGAGTGCTGTTGGATTCTTCTGAGTTCCGAATGAGGAAGACATCTTCTGCTCTACCAGAACGGTTTAATTTCAAGGCATCGCGTTCAGACACGGATGTTTCACCACATTTTATACCTGGATTCCCGGATTTACTGAAGTTTCTTGTTTCCGGGATGTTAAAATGTGCTCGAAACAGCATTAAAACCCTGCAAGTTGATCAGTACAGCAGTTTGGTTCTACAG ACTACTCTGAAGTTGTTAGCAGGGGATGAAGAAGAGCTGTTGCAAATAATTCCCATTCTTATTGGATGTACCAGGGAAGATATTGAAGAAGAGAACTCCATTGAACCAACTATTGTGAGAGATGTTTTAGGTTTGATGAAAGAAACAGCATTTAGCCATTTAATGGAG cttgttttggAAGTAGCTCCTGAAGTCTTGTACAATGGAATCTTCTCAAAGATCTTCAGGAACTCTTTATTTGACCTTTCGTCCCATCATTGTGGGAATTTTGTCATCCAAGCACTTATTTCTCATACAAGGGATCAGGATCAA ATAGAGATAATCTGGGAGGAACTTGGTTCGAATTTCAAGGATCTGCTTAAAATGGGAAGATCTGGTGTTATTGCTTCTCTTATCGCTGCAAGTCAAAGGCTTCATAGTTACGAACACAAG TGTTGTCAGGCTCTTGCTGCTGCAGTATATTCAAGCAGTGAGTCTTCAACATGCATTGTTCCCCGTATACTGTTTCTTGATAGCTACTTCAATTGTGAAGATAAGTCTAATTGGAGTTGGCCAAGCGGAGTTAAAATGCACGTCATGGGTTCTTTGATACTACAAGAAGTTTTTCGATTTCAAATT GAATTTATACAGCCTTTTATTACAAGTATTACATCCATCGCAGCTGATAATGTCCTTGAAGCTGCTAAGGATCCAGGGGGTGCTCGTGTTATTGAAGCATTTTTAAGTTCTAATGCTTCTGCAAAACTGAAACGCCGATTAGTTATGAG GCTTCGTGGACATTTTGGAGAGCTAGCATTGCACTCGTCAGGTTCCTTTACTGTTGAAAAGTGCTTTACTACTGGTAACATTTCACAGAGGGAAGCCATAGTATCTGAGTTGGTAGCCGTGCAAAGTGAGCTTTGGAATACAAGGCAAGGTCCTCATCTTATGAGGAAACTAGATGTTGATGG ATTTGCTGCCAGACCTGAGCAGTGGAGGTCCAGACAAGAATCAAAGCAATCAACCTTGAGAGACTTTTCTGCTACATTTGGCTCTAGTGAGACCAAACCATCAAACAATAGTGAGACTGAGCAATCAAAGAAGAGCAGCTTTCTTTCTGATGATtataagaaaaaatcaaaagtgGGAAAAACAGTTGACCATCACCAGGCATCTCCTGCACCATTTTTGAGTACAACAGGGTTCAAACGTaagcccaaagaaaaagaacagaGCAACAAGAAGTTTGCAAGAGTCTCGGTAGATGAGGATGTTTCTAAAGTGAAGAATAAGTCAAAGAAGAAAAGGCATGGTGACGATGCTTTTTCTAAATCCCCCAAGTTGAAAGCATGA
- the LOC112190407 gene encoding pumilio homolog 23 isoform X1 — MVAIGSAALPLRRFESSMEDDGSYKRGRKKMGMSRKPEKQGQGQGRSFDAGVSKTASGRGSNRESYSAPQTVVRKQVDPETAKYFSEIANLFESDGIDIEERSSLCSNALEETRGKELELATDYIISHTLQTLVEGCEVDCLCAFLRSCAKNFPLIAMDKSGSHVVESAIRALSKHLQESDAYAVIEDTLNTICKVIVKNPVDLMCDCYGSHVLRSLLSLFKGVLLDSSEFRMRKTSSALPERFNFKASRSDTDVSPHFIPGFPDLLKFLVSGMLKCARNSIKTLQVDQYSSLVLQTTLKLLAGDEEELLQIIPILIGCTREDIEEENSIEPTIVRDVLGLMKETAFSHLMELVLEVAPEVLYNGIFSKIFRNSLFDLSSHHCGNFVIQALISHTRDQDQIEIIWEELGSNFKDLLKMGRSGVIASLIAASQRLHSYEHKCCQALAAAVYSSSESSTCIVPRILFLDSYFNCEDKSNWSWPSGVKMHVMGSLILQEVFRFQIEFIQPFITSITSIAADNVLEAAKDPGGARVIEAFLSSNASAKLKRRLVMRLRGHFGELALHSSGSFTVEKCFTTGNISQREAIVSELVAVQSELWNTRQGPHLMRKLDVDGFAARPEQWRSRQESKQSTLRDFSATFGSSETKPSNNSETEQSKKSSFLSDDYKKKSKVGKTVDHHQASPAPFLSTTGFKRKPKEKEQSNKKFARVSVDEDVSKVKNKSKKKRHGDDAFSKSPKLKA, encoded by the exons ATGGTTGCTATTGGGTCTGCAGCATTGCCATTGAGACGATTCGAAAGCTCAATGGAGGACGACGGGTCGTATAAACGGGGTAGGAAGAAAATGGGTATGTCTAGAAAGCCTGAAAAACAAGGTCAAGGTCAAGGTCGGTCCTTTGATGCTGGTGTTAGTAAAACTGCATCCGGGCGGGGCTCGAATCGGGAGAGCTATTCGGCACCGCAGACTGTTGTGAG GAAACAGGTTGACCCCGAAACCGCAAAGTACTTTTCGGAGATTGCTAACCTTTTCGAGAGTGATGGGATTGATATTGAGGAGCGGTCGTCTTTATGTAGTAATGCACTTGAAGAAACTAGGGGGAAAGAGCTGGAGCTTGCGACGGATTATATTATTAGTCACACTTTGCAGACTCTAGTTGAGGGCTGTGAAGTTGATTGCCTTTGTGCTTTTCTCCGAAGCTGTGCGAAGAACTTCCCTTTGATTGCAATGGATAAGTCTGGATCACATGTAGTTGAGTCTGCCATCAGGGCTTTATCTAAGCATCTTCAGGAGAGTGACGCGTATGCTGTTATTGAGGACACTCTAAATACAATATGCAAG GTAATTGTAAAGAATCCTGTTGATCTGATGTGTGATTGCTACGGATCTCATGTTCTACGaagtcttctctctctttttaaaGGAGTGCTGTTGGATTCTTCTGAGTTCCGAATGAGGAAGACATCTTCTGCTCTACCAGAACGGTTTAATTTCAAGGCATCGCGTTCAGACACGGATGTTTCACCACATTTTATACCTGGATTCCCGGATTTACTGAAGTTTCTTGTTTCCGGGATGTTAAAATGTGCTCGAAACAGCATTAAAACCCTGCAAGTTGATCAGTACAGCAGTTTGGTTCTACAG ACTACTCTGAAGTTGTTAGCAGGGGATGAAGAAGAGCTGTTGCAAATAATTCCCATTCTTATTGGATGTACCAGGGAAGATATTGAAGAAGAGAACTCCATTGAACCAACTATTGTGAGAGATGTTTTAGGTTTGATGAAAGAAACAGCATTTAGCCATTTAATGGAG cttgttttggAAGTAGCTCCTGAAGTCTTGTACAATGGAATCTTCTCAAAGATCTTCAGGAACTCTTTATTTGACCTTTCGTCCCATCATTGTGGGAATTTTGTCATCCAAGCACTTATTTCTCATACAAGGGATCAGGATCAA ATAGAGATAATCTGGGAGGAACTTGGTTCGAATTTCAAGGATCTGCTTAAAATGGGAAGATCTGGTGTTATTGCTTCTCTTATCGCTGCAAGTCAAAGGCTTCATAGTTACGAACACAAG TGTTGTCAGGCTCTTGCTGCTGCAGTATATTCAAGCAGTGAGTCTTCAACATGCATTGTTCCCCGTATACTGTTTCTTGATAGCTACTTCAATTGTGAAGATAAGTCTAATTGGAGTTGGCCAAGCGGAGTTAAAATGCACGTCATGGGTTCTTTGATACTACAAGAAGTTTTTCGATTTCAAATT GAATTTATACAGCCTTTTATTACAAGTATTACATCCATCGCAGCTGATAATGTCCTTGAAGCTGCTAAGGATCCAGGGGGTGCTCGTGTTATTGAAGCATTTTTAAGTTCTAATGCTTCTGCAAAACTGAAACGCCGATTAGTTATGAG GCTTCGTGGACATTTTGGAGAGCTAGCATTGCACTCGTCAGGTTCCTTTACTGTTGAAAAGTGCTTTACTACTGGTAACATTTCACAGAGGGAAGCCATAGTATCTGAGTTGGTAGCCGTGCAAAGTGAGCTTTGGAATACAAGGCAAGGTCCTCATCTTATGAGGAAACTAGATGTTGATGG ATTTGCTGCCAGACCTGAGCAGTGGAGGTCCAGACAAGAATCAAAGCAATCAACCTTGAGAGACTTTTCTGCTACATTTGGCTCTAGTGAGACCAAACCATCAAACAATAGTGAGACTGAGCAATCAAAGAAGAGCAGCTTTCTTTCTGATGATtataagaaaaaatcaaaagtgGGAAAAACAGTTGACCATCACCAGGCATCTCCTGCACCATTTTTGAGTACAACAGGGTTCAAACGTaagcccaaagaaaaagaacagaGCAACAAGAAGTTTGCAAGAGTCTCGGTAGATGAGGATGTTTCTAAAGTGAAGAATAAGTCAAAGAAGAAAAGGCATGGTGACGATGCTTTTTCTAAATCCCCCAAGTTGAAAGCATGA
- the LOC112184782 gene encoding GDSL esterase/lipase 1, producing MTNTSFQNFIFRFCTSLLIITTLSHSGRGLSSEEHAPLFIFGDSIYDAGNNNYINTSYRANFRPYGETFFKNPTGRFSDGRLISDFIAEYAKLPIIPPYLQPGNQQFTYGANFASAGAGALVETFHGLVIDLNSQLSNFERVHESLRKNLGDEEANTLISRAVYLFSVGGNDYSYIFGTNSSIQHPHREFVGTVLGNITAAIKEVYNKGGRKFGFLNLDPLGCIPYSRALERKQKDGCFEEITPYVELHNEELPKLLQKLETELKGFRYSLSNYNEFLSDRINNPSKHGFKEGKVACCGSGPYRGTFSCGGQRGTKEYDLCPNASEYVFFDSGHPTEGVNQQFATLFWSGTPNFTAPYNLKALFESPIGF from the exons ATGACAAACACCAGCTTTCAGAACTTTATCTTTCGTTTCTGTACAAGCCTTCTCATAATCACAACCCTAAGCCATAGCGGGCGTGGGTTGTCATCGGAGGAACATGCACCCCTTTTCATCTTCGGGGATTCAATATATGATGCTGGAAACAATAACTATATAAACACTAGTTATCGGGCAAATTTCCGGCCATATGGTGAAACCTTTTTTAAGAACCCAACAGGAAGATTTTCAGACGGTCGTCTAATTTCAGATTTTATAG CTGAGTACGCAAAACTACCTATTATTCCACCGTATCTACAACCCGGCAATCAGCAATTTACATATGGTGCAAATTTTGCATCTGCAGGAGCTGGTGCTCTGGTTGAAACTTTCCACGGTTTG GTGATAGACCTTAATTCTCAACTTTCAAATTTTGAGCGAGTTCATGAGTCATTGAGGAAGAATTTAGGGGATGAAGAAGCCAACACTTTGATATCAAGAGCTGTTTACTTATTTAGTGTGGGAGGCAACGATTACTCATACATATTCGGGACAAACTCCAGCATCCAGCATCCTCACAGGGAATTTGTAGGAACTGTTCTAGGCAACATAACTGCAGCGATAAAA GAAGTATACAACAAAGGAGGAAGAAAATTTGGGTTTCTTAACCTTGATCCTCTTGGTTGTATACCATACTCAAGAGCACTTGAGAGGAAACAAAAAGATGGATGCTTTGAAGAGATTACACCGTATGTAGAACTCCACAATGAAGAACTTCCCAAACTCCTTCAAAAGCTGGAGACTGAACTCAAGGGATTTAGATACTCGCTTTCCAACTATAATGAGTTTCTGAGTGATAGGATAAATAACCCTTCTAAACATg GTTTTAAGGAGGGGAAGGTGGCATGTTGTGGAAGTGGTCCGTATAGAGGAACTTTCAGCTGCGGAGGCCAAAGAGGTACTAAAGAGTATGATTTATGCCCGAATGCAAGTGAATATGTCTTCTTTGACTCTGGTCATCCAACAGAAGGGGTCAATCAGCAATTTGCTACGCTATTTTGGAGTGGAACTCCCAACTTCACGGCTCCTTACAATCTCAAAGCACTATTTGAAAGCCCAATCGGTTTTTAG